The following are encoded together in the Bradyrhizobium genosp. L genome:
- a CDS encoding alpha/beta fold hydrolase, producing MSRLIQIADWTGEKRANVVFVHGLGGHPYDTWRRSPTGDTFWPLWLAEDVKGLSVFSFGYISPATNWLGTAMPLLDEAANALRVLLNDTRLHDGPIVFVCHSLGGLIVKQVLRAANEQRSDPQTAEFLARVRQVVFVATPHTGSGKATLLERLGFWTWGSDSARDLVANKPELRDLNFGYRILARERKDQLRHLSYYEMVNTLFGRIVEPDSADPGLPDCTPTPIREDHITIAKPRRRDELVYAETRNFIAKLAPEPGGAAVLRTYPLEPFTVEWSWSQFVPKLIRIGAIGLVAVAIWFAVPRLHAVYSAIFSTQAQVSKTQSKIEQLHSDVVRIVSEKEGVPLDMLRAVVEEMGAAATTKDPGEIGRLLMQKADEFKALTERLNRLSDSDPEVKNLRLAAAAALTEGRFADANSYFASAQSRDLAGVADIEAMARKKRLSAAESTAQWASAAMLRPNPGAYREAAQHYAEAARIAIPADPKVARNYQRQQGNALSALGGEFGQNEALHEAIDDFRGLLGTIDRTSDRLGWARAKNDLGFALWKLGGREPGVGTLNEAERTYREALEELTPEHEPADWADVHNNLGLVLFAIGEREAAADKLKDAVVNFRQALEVRSREKTPVAWAQTQSNLGMALLRLGQRQSGTETLEQSKAAFEEALKVRTREKSPFDWAETQNSLGFSLTEIGQRQNSNEKLEQAVGIFREVLKEKSRQRFPLDWAMAETNLAIALVGLGLQEGQPQKFEEATALLREALEERREDRVPLDWAATQVVLGGTLAQIGHRDRSTEKLNEAIACYREALKEYTPERHAPNWAATEVSLGITLISLGELSGDVEKFQDAVVALKAGLQQYTPERFPVQWAATQVSIGYALCRKGKQGGETQNLVDGVAALREVMKAQIFDQASAQFEMVRNEIASCAPPGSQ from the coding sequence ATGTCGCGTCTGATTCAAATTGCGGATTGGACTGGCGAGAAGCGTGCCAATGTCGTGTTCGTTCACGGACTTGGCGGGCATCCCTATGACACGTGGCGACGCTCGCCGACCGGCGACACGTTTTGGCCGCTTTGGCTGGCCGAGGACGTCAAAGGCCTGAGCGTCTTTTCGTTCGGGTATATATCTCCGGCAACGAACTGGCTCGGGACGGCGATGCCGCTGCTCGACGAGGCGGCCAATGCGCTTCGGGTGCTGTTGAACGATACCAGGCTTCATGATGGTCCCATCGTATTCGTGTGTCACAGCCTCGGTGGCTTGATCGTCAAGCAGGTCCTCCGCGCTGCGAACGAACAGCGGAGCGACCCGCAAACGGCCGAGTTCCTCGCCCGGGTCCGGCAGGTCGTTTTCGTCGCCACCCCACACACCGGGTCCGGCAAGGCGACGCTTCTCGAACGACTGGGTTTCTGGACCTGGGGATCGGATTCGGCGCGCGACCTCGTCGCCAACAAGCCAGAACTTCGCGATCTCAATTTCGGCTATCGGATTCTGGCCAGGGAGCGAAAGGATCAGCTACGGCATCTCAGCTACTACGAGATGGTCAACACTCTGTTTGGGCGGATCGTGGAGCCCGACTCGGCCGACCCCGGGCTCCCCGATTGCACGCCGACGCCGATCAGGGAGGATCACATCACCATCGCCAAGCCGCGCCGCCGCGACGAATTGGTGTACGCCGAGACGCGGAATTTCATCGCGAAGCTCGCGCCCGAGCCTGGTGGCGCAGCGGTGCTGCGCACATACCCGCTCGAGCCTTTCACGGTCGAATGGTCATGGTCGCAATTTGTGCCCAAGCTGATCCGGATCGGCGCGATCGGGCTCGTTGCGGTAGCGATCTGGTTCGCTGTGCCGCGGCTGCATGCGGTCTATTCCGCCATTTTCAGCACCCAGGCGCAGGTCAGCAAAACCCAGTCGAAGATCGAGCAATTGCACTCCGATGTGGTTCGGATCGTTTCGGAGAAGGAGGGCGTGCCTCTCGATATGTTGCGCGCGGTCGTCGAGGAAATGGGCGCGGCCGCGACAACCAAGGACCCAGGAGAGATCGGCCGGCTGCTGATGCAGAAGGCCGATGAGTTCAAGGCACTGACCGAACGTCTCAACCGCCTCTCCGATAGCGACCCGGAGGTCAAGAACCTGAGACTGGCGGCTGCGGCCGCCCTGACAGAGGGGCGCTTTGCCGACGCGAATTCGTATTTCGCCTCCGCTCAGTCGCGCGATCTGGCTGGTGTGGCGGATATCGAGGCGATGGCCAGGAAGAAGCGCCTCTCAGCCGCAGAGTCGACTGCACAATGGGCATCTGCGGCCATGCTGCGGCCCAACCCGGGCGCCTACCGTGAGGCGGCGCAGCACTATGCGGAGGCCGCACGCATCGCGATCCCCGCAGATCCCAAGGTCGCGCGAAACTATCAAAGACAGCAGGGCAACGCGTTGAGCGCGCTCGGCGGAGAGTTCGGCCAGAACGAAGCGTTACACGAAGCGATTGATGATTTTCGCGGCTTGCTGGGGACGATCGATCGGACCAGCGATCGGCTCGGTTGGGCACGTGCCAAGAACGATCTGGGTTTCGCTCTCTGGAAGCTCGGCGGGCGGGAGCCTGGCGTCGGAACGCTGAATGAAGCTGAACGGACCTACCGCGAGGCACTGGAAGAACTGACGCCGGAGCACGAGCCGGCCGACTGGGCGGATGTGCACAACAATCTTGGGCTGGTGCTCTTCGCAATTGGAGAACGGGAAGCGGCCGCCGACAAACTGAAGGATGCCGTCGTCAATTTCCGCCAGGCACTCGAGGTGAGGAGCCGCGAGAAAACTCCCGTCGCTTGGGCGCAGACACAATCCAATCTGGGCATGGCTCTTTTGAGGCTTGGGCAGCGGCAAAGTGGCACCGAGACGCTTGAGCAGTCCAAGGCTGCCTTCGAAGAGGCCTTGAAGGTGAGGACTCGCGAGAAGAGCCCCTTCGACTGGGCGGAGACACAGAACAGTCTTGGATTTTCGCTGACGGAAATCGGACAGCGACAAAACAGCAACGAGAAATTGGAGCAGGCGGTCGGCATTTTTCGCGAGGTCCTGAAGGAGAAGAGCCGCCAGCGTTTCCCGCTTGATTGGGCGATGGCGGAGACCAATCTGGCCATCGCGCTCGTCGGGCTCGGGCTACAGGAAGGACAGCCTCAGAAGTTCGAGGAGGCGACCGCGCTGCTTCGGGAAGCGTTGGAAGAACGGAGGGAGGATCGCGTTCCGCTCGATTGGGCCGCAACGCAAGTCGTGCTTGGCGGAACGCTTGCACAGATCGGGCACCGGGACCGCAGCACCGAGAAGCTGAACGAGGCGATTGCATGCTACCGGGAAGCCCTCAAGGAATATACCCCCGAACGGCACGCGCCAAACTGGGCGGCCACGGAAGTGTCTCTTGGCATAACCCTGATTTCGCTTGGCGAACTGAGCGGTGACGTAGAGAAATTCCAGGACGCCGTCGTGGCTTTGAAGGCGGGACTGCAGCAATACACGCCCGAACGCTTTCCGGTGCAATGGGCGGCAACTCAGGTCTCGATAGGCTATGCGCTTTGCAGAAAGGGTAAGCAGGGCGGCGAAACGCAGAATTTGGTGGATGGGGTCGCAGCCCTTCGCGAGGTGATGAAGGCGCAGATATTCGATCAGGCCTCGGCACAATTCGAGATGGTCCGGAACGAGATCGCTTCCTGCGCGCCTCCTGGCTCGCAGTGA
- a CDS encoding VOC family protein codes for MPSITPFLWLDNNVRDAVAFYKSVFPNARIEQVNDFMANFELEGQRFHALNGGPKYRFNEAVSFFISVETQEEVDYFWNKLTADGGEEGNCGWLKDKFGLSWQVVPKALGGYLGASDREAANRAMQAMMKMKKIVIADLDSAFAG; via the coding sequence ATGCCGTCGATCACCCCGTTCCTCTGGCTCGACAACAACGTCCGCGACGCGGTCGCGTTCTACAAATCGGTGTTCCCCAACGCCAGGATCGAACAGGTCAATGACTTCATGGCGAATTTCGAGCTCGAAGGGCAACGCTTCCACGCGCTCAATGGCGGTCCGAAATACAGGTTCAACGAAGCCGTGTCGTTCTTCATCAGCGTCGAGACCCAGGAGGAGGTCGACTACTTCTGGAACAAGCTCACCGCTGACGGCGGTGAGGAAGGCAATTGCGGCTGGCTCAAGGACAAATTCGGCCTGTCCTGGCAGGTCGTCCCGAAAGCGCTCGGCGGTTACCTCGGCGCCTCCGACCGCGAGGCGGCCAACCGCGCCATGCAGGCGATGATGAAGATGAAGAAGATCGTGATCGCCGATCTCGATAGCGCGTTCGCGGGGTGA
- a CDS encoding MarR family winged helix-turn-helix transcriptional regulator, with product MAKPSKENFPITEHLAYLLAQANREINRQLEIRLSKEGVPVEQWRILKVLSDGNGHSMGELADAVLLNHPTLTKMIDRMVSDALVYRVQDPKDRRKVLMFVSDRGKALSRRLNSLAVSQEEHIVESYGDKSTNELKRLLESLIGSAN from the coding sequence GTGGCCAAACCGTCGAAAGAAAATTTCCCGATCACCGAACATCTCGCCTACCTGCTGGCGCAAGCCAACCGGGAGATCAACCGGCAGTTGGAAATACGCCTCAGCAAGGAGGGCGTGCCGGTGGAGCAGTGGCGCATCCTCAAGGTGCTGTCTGACGGCAACGGCCACTCGATGGGCGAGCTCGCCGATGCCGTGCTGCTCAACCATCCGACCCTGACCAAGATGATCGACCGCATGGTGTCGGACGCGCTGGTCTACCGCGTGCAGGATCCGAAGGACCGGCGCAAGGTCCTGATGTTCGTCTCGGACCGCGGCAAGGCGCTGTCGCGGCGGCTCAACTCGCTGGCGGTGAGCCAGGAGGAGCACATCGTCGAGAGCTATGGCGACAAGTCGACCAACGAGCTCAAGCGCCTGCTGGAAAGCCTGATCGGCAGCGCGAACTAG
- a CDS encoding substrate-binding domain-containing protein: MRSTVNFPARGEPAFPPSLLLRNLSSPAIDRALSPDDHAFGRRSARAKLRIGGFICCSGSPGVWGPCATNSAELAVAEINRRGGILGREIELSIYDAGGPVDEVVQRAEQALAFDDLDLVVGLHTSAVRVALRKVITRKGIPYIYTPVYEGGEQTPGVVAIGETPRWQSRPSIHWLAEVKRAARWYLIGSDYVWPWQSHRAVKRYIAETGGYVVGEEFVPLGEDNHEPHLARIRAAKPDVVLISLIGTDSITFNRAFGECGLATTTLRLAGAMDETVLLGIGADNSENLFCASGYFPGIGSRANDDFQGRYFAMFGPNAPPIGSLGQSSYEGLCLLEAAAAKAGTLAMRPLLAAARNIVYSGARGPVTVRDGRTRMAMYLAEADGLDFRLIKPI, translated from the coding sequence GTGCGCTCGACGGTAAACTTCCCGGCTCGCGGCGAGCCTGCCTTTCCGCCGTCTTTGCTGCTCAGGAATCTGTCGTCGCCGGCGATCGATCGCGCCTTGTCGCCGGACGACCACGCCTTTGGGCGCCGCAGCGCCCGCGCCAAGCTCCGGATCGGCGGCTTCATCTGCTGCTCCGGCTCGCCCGGGGTCTGGGGTCCCTGCGCCACCAACAGCGCCGAGCTTGCGGTTGCCGAGATCAACCGCCGCGGCGGCATTCTGGGACGCGAGATCGAGCTGTCGATCTACGATGCCGGCGGGCCGGTCGACGAGGTGGTGCAGCGCGCCGAGCAGGCGCTGGCGTTCGACGATCTCGATCTCGTCGTCGGGCTGCACACCAGCGCGGTTCGCGTCGCCTTGCGCAAGGTGATCACCCGCAAAGGCATCCCCTATATCTATACGCCGGTCTACGAGGGCGGCGAGCAGACCCCGGGCGTGGTGGCGATCGGCGAGACGCCGCGCTGGCAGAGCCGGCCGTCGATCCACTGGCTCGCCGAGGTGAAGCGCGCCGCGCGCTGGTACCTGATTGGCAGCGACTATGTCTGGCCGTGGCAGTCGCATCGCGCCGTCAAGCGCTACATCGCCGAGACCGGCGGCTATGTCGTCGGTGAGGAGTTCGTTCCGCTCGGTGAGGACAATCATGAGCCGCATCTGGCGCGCATCCGCGCCGCCAAGCCCGACGTGGTGCTGATCTCGCTGATCGGCACCGATAGCATCACCTTCAACCGCGCCTTCGGCGAATGCGGGCTCGCCACCACCACGCTGCGGCTCGCGGGCGCGATGGACGAGACCGTGCTGCTCGGTATCGGCGCCGACAATTCCGAGAACCTGTTCTGCGCCTCCGGCTATTTCCCCGGCATCGGCTCGCGCGCCAATGACGATTTCCAGGGCCGCTATTTCGCGATGTTCGGTCCGAACGCACCACCGATCGGTTCGCTTGGCCAATCCAGCTATGAGGGGCTCTGCCTGCTCGAGGCCGCCGCGGCCAAGGCTGGCACCCTGGCGATGCGCCCTTTGCTCGCGGCGGCGCGCAACATCGTCTATTCGGGGGCGCGCGGGCCGGTCACCGTGCGCGATGGCCGCACCCGGATGGCGATGTATCTCGCGGAAGCCGACGGGCTCGATTTCCGGCTGATCAAGCCGATCTGA
- a CDS encoding amidase: MTVSLPTPTQLRAVAEQCGLSLTDEDVASFRGLMQGSIEAYNLVGAMPDELPEVKYPRTPGTRPAPEDNKHNAWYRKATVKGASSGKLKGKTVALKDNIMLAGVPMTNGSSTLEGYVPDFDATIVTRMLDAGAEIKGKVHCEHFCLSGGSHTGSYGPVHNPHKMGYSAGGSSSGSGVVVALGEVDMAIGGDQGGSIRMPSSFCGTYGMKPTWGLVPYTGIMPIEIYVDHTGPMTATVEDNALLLEVLAGDDGYDPRIKAPKVEDYTKALGAGVKGMKIGIVKEGFEQPTAEAAVNESVREAAKRFKDLGASIETVSIPMHMAGGAIWTPIGTEGLTQTMMFGDGYGLSRGDLYSTSLMDFHRGWRRQADSLSETTKLFMLLGTYINNSFGPRFYGKALNISRRLAAAYDKAFGDYDLLLMPTTPMKATKLPAPDASREEIVARALEMISNTAPFDITHHPAMSLPCGMVDGLPVGLMLVGRMFEESTIYRAAHAFEQVGDWKKM, from the coding sequence GTGACCGTCTCCCTTCCCACGCCCACGCAACTTCGTGCCGTCGCCGAACAATGCGGCCTGTCGCTGACCGACGAGGACGTTGCCTCCTTCCGCGGCCTGATGCAGGGCTCGATCGAGGCCTACAATCTGGTCGGCGCGATGCCGGACGAACTGCCTGAGGTGAAATATCCGCGCACGCCGGGCACCCGCCCCGCGCCTGAAGACAACAAGCACAACGCCTGGTACCGCAAGGCGACGGTGAAGGGCGCGAGCTCCGGCAAGCTGAAGGGCAAGACGGTCGCGCTGAAGGACAACATCATGCTGGCCGGCGTGCCGATGACCAACGGCTCGTCGACACTCGAGGGCTACGTCCCCGACTTCGACGCCACCATCGTCACCCGCATGCTCGATGCCGGCGCCGAGATCAAGGGCAAGGTGCATTGCGAGCATTTCTGCCTGTCCGGCGGCAGCCACACCGGCTCCTACGGTCCGGTGCACAATCCGCACAAGATGGGCTATTCGGCCGGCGGCTCGTCGTCCGGTTCTGGCGTCGTGGTCGCGCTCGGCGAGGTCGACATGGCGATCGGCGGCGACCAGGGCGGCTCGATCCGCATGCCGTCCTCGTTCTGCGGCACTTACGGCATGAAGCCGACCTGGGGCCTGGTGCCCTATACCGGCATCATGCCGATCGAGATCTATGTCGACCACACCGGGCCGATGACCGCGACGGTGGAAGACAACGCGCTGCTGCTCGAAGTGCTCGCCGGCGACGACGGCTACGATCCACGCATCAAGGCGCCCAAGGTCGAGGACTACACCAAGGCGTTAGGGGCCGGCGTCAAGGGCATGAAGATCGGGATCGTCAAGGAAGGCTTCGAGCAGCCGACCGCTGAGGCCGCCGTCAACGAAAGCGTCCGCGAGGCGGCCAAGCGCTTCAAGGATCTCGGCGCGAGCATCGAGACCGTCTCGATCCCGATGCACATGGCCGGCGGCGCGATCTGGACCCCGATCGGTACCGAGGGACTGACCCAGACCATGATGTTCGGCGACGGCTACGGCCTCAGCCGCGGCGATCTCTATTCGACCTCGCTGATGGATTTCCATCGCGGCTGGCGCCGCCAGGCGGATTCGCTGTCCGAGACCACAAAGCTTTTCATGCTGCTCGGCACCTACATCAACAACAGCTTCGGTCCGCGCTTCTACGGCAAGGCGCTCAACATTTCCCGCCGGCTGGCTGCGGCCTACGACAAGGCCTTTGGGGATTACGACCTGCTGCTGATGCCGACCACGCCGATGAAGGCGACCAAGCTGCCGGCGCCCGACGCCAGCCGCGAGGAGATTGTCGCCCGCGCGCTGGAGATGATCTCCAACACCGCGCCGTTCGACATCACCCATCACCCCGCGATGTCGCTGCCCTGCGGCATGGTCGATGGCCTGCCGGTCGGGCTGATGCTGGTCGGCCGCATGTTCGAGGAATCCACCATCTATCGCGCCGCGCATGCCTTCGAGCAGGTCGGCGACTGGAAGAAGATGTGA
- a CDS encoding branched-chain amino acid ABC transporter permease — MASTFAAAFEIISFGAIIVLVVLGLGIIASMMGIFNFAQGEFVLLGAYVTYLASAHGAPVWAGMVAAPFVVGALGFVLEALIIRRFYAAPVVAMLGTYALGLIIRESVRTLIGGFYLTVPEPIGGSIDLGSMHISAWRFTIIVITLLVMAGCYLLLARTSFGLRVRATLENPALARASGISTPLIYGATFAFGAALAGLAGALIVPVFSLFADLGIRFLIQGFVAVMVGGVGSFIGPVAGAGVIGTLSAALPWVMSPVVADVLVFVLAIAFIKFRPQGLIAGRGV, encoded by the coding sequence ATGGCTAGCACGTTTGCCGCGGCGTTCGAGATCATCAGCTTCGGCGCGATCATCGTCCTGGTCGTGCTCGGGCTCGGCATCATCGCCAGCATGATGGGCATCTTCAACTTCGCGCAGGGCGAGTTCGTCCTGCTCGGGGCCTATGTCACCTATCTGGCGTCGGCACATGGCGCGCCGGTCTGGGCCGGCATGGTCGCCGCGCCCTTCGTGGTCGGCGCGCTCGGCTTCGTGCTGGAGGCGCTGATCATCCGCCGCTTCTATGCCGCGCCAGTCGTCGCGATGCTCGGCACCTATGCGCTCGGCCTGATCATCCGCGAGAGCGTGCGCACTTTGATCGGCGGCTTCTATCTTACCGTGCCGGAGCCGATCGGGGGCTCGATCGATCTCGGCAGTATGCACATCTCGGCCTGGCGCTTCACCATCATCGTGATCACGCTCTTGGTGATGGCCGGCTGCTATCTGTTGCTGGCGCGCACCTCGTTCGGTCTGCGCGTGCGCGCCACGCTGGAGAACCCGGCGCTGGCGCGCGCCTCCGGCATCTCGACGCCGCTGATCTACGGCGCCACCTTTGCATTCGGCGCGGCGCTGGCCGGGCTTGCCGGCGCGCTGATCGTGCCGGTGTTCAGCCTGTTCGCCGATCTCGGCATCCGCTTCCTGATTCAGGGCTTCGTCGCCGTCATGGTCGGCGGCGTCGGCTCCTTCATCGGCCCGGTTGCGGGCGCCGGCGTGATCGGCACGCTGAGCGCGGCGCTGCCATGGGTCATGTCGCCCGTCGTCGCCGACGTGCTGGTCTTCGTGCTCGCCATCGCCTTCATCAAATTCCGGCCGCAGGGCCTCATCGCTGGAAGAGGGGTTTAG
- a CDS encoding substrate-binding protein, producing the protein MSFQRTDLTRRRFMSNFAFATGALATGVGSWVIRPDWANAAEGPIKVGIATDLTGPIAYAGNADANVAKMVIKEINAGGGLLGRPLELYIEDTASNESVAVGNVRKLIQRDKVDMVLGGITSSMRNAIKDPIVARGKTLYIYPQLYEGKECTPYLFCTGPTPAQQCDEFIPWLIKNGGKKFALPSANYVWPHTLNVYARKVIEANGGEVVFEEYYPLDQVDFSSTVNRIISNKVDVVFNTVIPPGVGPFFKQLYEAGFLKNGGRLACVYYDENTLAINQANEIEGLASCLDYFKVLTKDDPVSAKIQAAYDKDFPGNFLFAAGSAATGTYRGLKLWEAAVKEAGKVDRDSVAAALDHAKIAEGPGGPAEMVPGKRHCKMKMYTAVAKAGTYEVVAHSDGLVDPKEC; encoded by the coding sequence ATGTCATTTCAACGCACCGATCTCACGCGCCGTCGCTTCATGAGCAATTTTGCCTTCGCCACCGGCGCGCTCGCGACCGGCGTCGGCAGCTGGGTGATCCGTCCCGATTGGGCCAATGCGGCCGAGGGCCCGATCAAGGTCGGCATCGCGACCGACCTCACCGGCCCGATCGCCTATGCCGGCAATGCCGACGCCAATGTCGCCAAGATGGTGATCAAGGAGATCAACGCTGGCGGCGGGCTGCTCGGCCGGCCGCTCGAGCTCTACATCGAAGACACCGCCTCCAACGAATCGGTCGCGGTCGGCAACGTCCGCAAGCTGATCCAGCGCGACAAGGTCGACATGGTGCTGGGCGGCATCACCTCCTCGATGCGTAACGCGATCAAGGATCCGATCGTGGCGCGCGGCAAGACGCTCTACATCTATCCGCAGCTCTACGAGGGCAAGGAGTGCACGCCGTATCTGTTCTGCACCGGCCCGACGCCGGCGCAGCAATGCGACGAGTTCATCCCCTGGCTGATCAAGAACGGCGGCAAGAAGTTCGCGCTGCCGAGCGCCAACTACGTCTGGCCGCACACGCTCAATGTCTATGCCCGCAAGGTGATCGAGGCCAATGGCGGCGAGGTGGTGTTCGAGGAATACTACCCGCTCGACCAGGTCGATTTCTCATCGACGGTCAACCGCATCATCTCCAACAAGGTCGACGTCGTCTTCAACACCGTGATCCCGCCGGGCGTCGGCCCGTTCTTCAAGCAGCTCTATGAAGCGGGCTTCCTCAAGAATGGCGGCAGGCTCGCCTGCGTCTACTATGACGAGAACACGCTCGCCATCAACCAGGCCAACGAGATCGAGGGCCTTGCCAGCTGCCTCGACTATTTCAAGGTGCTGACCAAGGACGATCCGGTCTCGGCCAAGATCCAGGCCGCCTACGATAAGGATTTTCCCGGCAACTTCCTGTTCGCTGCCGGCAGTGCGGCAACCGGCACCTATCGCGGCCTCAAGCTGTGGGAAGCCGCCGTCAAGGAGGCCGGCAAGGTCGACCGGGATTCGGTTGCAGCCGCGCTCGATCATGCCAAGATCGCGGAAGGGCCGGGCGGGCCGGCCGAGATGGTTCCGGGCAAGCGTCATTGCAAGATGAAAATGTACACGGCCGTCGCCAAGGCCGGAACCTACGAGGTCGTGGCGCACAGCGACGGTCTCGTCGACCCCAAGGAATGCTGA